One part of the Sarcophilus harrisii chromosome 5, mSarHar1.11, whole genome shotgun sequence genome encodes these proteins:
- the LOC100918565 gene encoding olfactory receptor-like protein OLF3: MAYSNQTWVNEFSLLGLSNDRKTQIYLFVLFFIMYLVTMLGNFLIIHLIRLDIRLHTPMYFFLSILSIVDICYMNSTVPQMLIHFLSSRKSIPFHNCVFQLYVSLGLAGTEFFLLGAMAYDRYVAVCFPLHYTVIMHEGLCMALAIVCWAAGFLNSLMETIITFRLPLCKDVINHFVCETLAVLRLACVDISFNKIMVTFSGFVVIMLPCSLVLFSYAQIVRAILRIRSTRGRHKAFGTCASHLTVVSLCFGATIFTYMWPRTTSTVELEKMIALFYTVVAPMLNPMIYSLRNKEVMSALRKALGRISEEK, encoded by the coding sequence ATGGCCTATAGCAACCAGACTTGGGTGAATGAGTTCAGCCTCTTAGGACTTTCTAATGACCGGAAGACTCAGATCTACCTCTTTGTTCTCTTCTTCATAATGTACTTGGTGACTATGCTGGGAAACTTCCTTATTATCCACCTGATCAGACTGGACATCCGACTCCACACCCCCATGTACTTCTTCCTAAGCATCCTCTCCATTGTAGATATCTGCTATATGAATAGCACTGTCCCACAAATGCTCATTCACTTTCTGTCTTCAAGGAAGTCCATCCCATTCCATAACTGTGTATTTCAGTTGTATGTCTCTTTGGGATTAGCTGGGACTGAGTTCTTTCTACTGGGAGCAATGGCATATGACCGCTATGTGGCAGTGTGCTTTCCCCTACATTACACCGTCATCATGCATGAAGGGCTATGTATGGCTCTGGCTATTGTCTGTTGGGCTGCTGGTTTCCTGAACTCACTCATGGAGACAATCATTACTTTTCGACTTCCCCTGTGCAAAGATGTTATCAATCACTTTGTCTGTGAGACACTAGCAGTGCTGCGTTTGGCCTGTGTGGACATTTCCTTCAACAAGATCATGGTGACCTTCTCAGGTTTTGTGGTCATCATGTTACCCTGCTCCTTGGTCCTGTTCTCCTATGCCCAGATTGTTAGAGCCATTCTGCGCATCCGTTCTACTCGGGGACGTCACAAAGCCTTTGGGACCTGCGCCTCCCATCTCACTGTGGTCTCCCTTTGCTTTGGGGCCACCATTTTCACCTACATGTGGCCCCGTACCACCTCCACAGTTGAACTTGAGAAGATGATAGCATTATTCTATACTGTAGTAGCCCCTATGTTGAACCCTATGATCTACAGCCTGAGGAACAAAGAGGTAATGAGTGCCCTCAGGAAAGCACTGGGGAGAAtctctgaagaaaaatga